One window from the genome of Montipora foliosa isolate CH-2021 chromosome 5, ASM3666993v2, whole genome shotgun sequence encodes:
- the LOC138004433 gene encoding microsomal glutathione S-transferase 1-like — MVTLTVDERLFAAYMFYGGILVLKTFLMSFLTARQRIKNQVLPSPEDYGDKNKGKPIPTSEDVERVRRAHRNDLENIPIFLIIALLYTLLNLPPVRGIWCLRIFTAARILHTVAYLNGISKPRGIGFIGGSICLGILVVSVLYSAVIAGVF; from the exons ATGGTGACGCTCACTGTCGATGAACGTTTGTTCGCAGCTTACATGTTCTATGGAGGCATTCTTGTCCTTAAAACGTTTCTAATGTCCTTTTTGACAGCAAGGCAACGCATAAAGAATCAA GTACTTCCTAGTCCAGAAGATTATGGAGACAAAAATAAAGGCAAGCCAATACCGACAAGTGAGGATGTGGAGAGAGTTCGAAG AGCACATCGAAATGATCTCGAAAACATCCCGATCTTTCTGATTATTGCGCTGTTGTACACATTGCTCAATCTGCCACCAGTCAGAGGTATTTGGTGTTTACGAATCTTCACAGCTGCAAGAATCCTTCACACCGTTGCGTATCTCAATGGTATCAGCAAGCCAAGAGGAATTGGTTTCATCGGTGGCTCAATATGTCTTGGAATTTTGGTTGTCAGTGTGTTGTACTCGGCTGTTATTGCGGGAGTGTTTTGA
- the LOC138002820 gene encoding uncharacterized protein, whose product MAVDLTTMEFLQVLRRFLAIRGRPAVILSDNGSQFVGAEKEPCQMVSDISEEEVKEFCGEKGMQWKFITPGAPHQNGCAEALVKTCKSALKKAVVSQVLTPLELYTILLEVANLVNQRPIGRIPNYPDDGSYICPNDILLGRASSEIPQGPFKETNNPRHRVEFVQKIIDSFWKRCNRNVFPSLVPRKKWQVEKRNVRPDDIVVVSDPNALREKWSIGRVLEVHPGPDGRVRNVEVKTSTGMYSRPITKIAVIHPAEGDD is encoded by the coding sequence ATGGCAGTGGACCTTACAACTATGGAGTTTCTTCAAGTCCTGAGAAGATTCTTAGCCATACGAGGCCGACCAGCAGTCATACTGAGTGACAACGGTTCTCAGTTTGTCGGTGCCGAGAAAGAACCATGTCAGATGGTAAGCGACATAAGCGaggaagaagttaaagagttctGTGGAGAGAAGGGGATGCAGTGGAAGTTTATTACGCCAGGAGCCCCGCATCAAAATGGCTGTGCCGAAGCATTAGTTAAAACATGCAAGAGTGCCCTGAAGAAAGCTGTTGTCAGTCAGGTACTAACTCCATTGGAGCTGTACACAATTCTACTGGAAGTGGCTAATCTGGTGAACCAGCGACCAATCGGTAGGATACCAAATTACCCGGATGACGGCAGTTACATATGCCCAAACGACATACTTCTAGGACGTGCGTCGTCAGAAATTCCACAAGGGCCtttcaaggaaacaaacaaCCCACGCCACAGGGTGGAATTCGTGCAAAAAATCATTGATTCATTTTGGAAGCGCTGCAACAGAAATGTGTTCCCGTCACTCGTACCTAGGAAGAAATGGCAGGTGGAAAAGCGGAACGTGAGACCAGATGATATCGTAGTAGTATCAGATCCCAATGCTCTCCGGGAGAAATGGTCAATTGGAAGGGTCCTAGAAGTACACCCTGGACCTGACGGTCGAGTGCGAAATGTTGAAGTCAAGACGTCGACAGGAATGTACAGCCGACCCATAACCAAGATCGCCGTCATACACCCTGCAGAAGGTGATGACTAG